One Sulfurimonas sp. HSL-3221 genomic window, CTGTAGAGGCTGGATGAGGAGTAGGTGGTGATGACGCGTCTGTCGTAAGCGGCATCGTCGGCGGTATAGAGTTTGTGAAATCCATGGGTCTCTTTGTCCATGGCGCGCAGAAGGTACGCTTTCGCCTCCATGATCTTTGTATAGATCAGATCGCTGTCCAGATGTCGAATGACCACGACGTCGCCGATCAGCTCTTTTGCTTCACCCCTGTACTCTATCAGCGCGCAGGCCGGAGCGTTTGACCGGGAGATGGAGATCATCAACCTTGACCTGTCCAACTCCCTTTTGTTCGGAGACGTATGGCCGTGACCTGCCAGGAGGTCTTGAACCGCATGCTCGACTGCTAGCCGCAGCGTATGACCTTTTCCCGTGCCTGTGCCGACAATCTCCCCATGCAGGTAGGACGCGACAGATACGGTCCAGTCACCATGAACAGCTAACGCCTTGTGATCAGGAACCGGGGCAGCTGAGAAATGCGACTGCGCAACGGAGCGGGCATAGGTTAACACCTCATTTCTGGTATTATGATCGGCAATGGACTCTGAATGGCCGAAACCGATGGTCGAAGCGAATCCTGAGCTGACGAACCAAAGAACGAGAATGAGGTGTCGAAACAGATTTTTCATTTTTTCTTTAACGGACTGCCATCATTCTACACGATAGCAGATTGCGGGGTTGGATTACAGGTATAGTACACCATTGGCTCTTCTATTTTCCCCGTTTGAGTGTTCCGGGGACCATTAGTGGCAAATGGTAGATGACTTGTGTGATCTGATATTGCGATCATAATAAAATATACAAATTTTCTGGAATTGCCTCATGTCTGACGAGAGCGTTATCAAAGCTTTCCTCCCGAAGTCCGAATAAGTCGTTAGCACTTGGACAGCGGCGTCTCCAGTGTCAGATCGACGCAGAGCCGGCGCGGTTTCTGTAAAAGCAGGAAGTAGAAGATGTAGCCGAAAAAGCCGACATAGTAGAGTGTTCCGATCATCATCAGGAAGATACCGATATTGAAATGCTTTTTTTCGGCGACTAACGTGTCTTCCCTCTTTTTGGTGATGGTGTAGCCGTTCTCGTAGAACATCGCGTCGATGCGCTCCATCTTCTGCGTGTCATCCAGCTCGGAACCTTGCAATTGAACAATGTAGTCGTTAAAGAGTGCAATGCCCTGTACAATATTTTTCCTGTCCCAGAAGTAGATAATGAGTCCAATGGGAAGAAAGAAAAGCAACATGCTGGGAGCTTTGATGAAATTTGTTATGCATAGTACCTAATCACTACCGTAACCAGCATACCTAAAAGGAACGATGAGAAGGTTATGACAAGCCTGAAACCTACTATCGGTGTAAAAAGGTTTTCCGGTTTGAGCATATGTGAAATTGCGGCATCGACTTTCCCAACCAGATAACCAGATGCGAACAGTGCAATGACTGATGCGTACTCCGCAAATTCGGCTTTTTGTCCTGCGCTATAAGGGGTGAGAAAAATCCCGACCACCCAGCCAATCGCACCGCCGAGAATAACAAGTCCAAGATTGATGGCCACGTCTGATGGTTCTTTCTTGACCCTCGTAGACAACCATGCTAAGAGAGCATATACGGACAAGATAACAATACCGCTTATTGCCAATTTGACGTTCATATAGTTCCTTTTGTATAACGTTTAAAATGAGTAATCAAGAATCTGTTTGCGTGTTTTTGATAATCTCCACGCCATTGTCAGTTTTCATGCACTATCAATTGATCAAGAAAGTCAATCATTTCATTCTGAAAAACTTCAATGACATATTCGCTGTTTCGATGTGACAACAACACATATGTGTCATTGTCTTGTGGATTTTTTATCATCCATGATCTGTCTTTGTCAATCACAGTATTTGTAAAACCCAATTTGGAATATTGTGACTTTAGCTTCTCTTTTAAGTCTTCAAATGTGACGTCACCTTTATCGTGAATAACGATCTTGTGATTTTTATCATTGCTTATGACTGTAGTTTCTCGTATTTTTACTTCCTCTTCTTTATTGTCTGGTTCCAAATATTCAAGATGCTCTTCGATTATTATTTTATAGGTCGCTGACAGTGCGCTGACCGTGATGACGGCGATGACAATGTTTAAAACGGAGAACAAAAAGAAGAGTTCGTAGTGAATGATGGAAGAAATCAGTTTAATAGCCAAACCATACACGAAACCAAATACGAACGAAAACAATAGGGGAAAAAGAACGACTGAAACAAAGACAAAAAGTTTGTACTGTTTTGTGAAGGTCCATGCATCTGAAAAGGTCATTGCCTTGTCTACCGAGATTGACGGAAACACTAGTGAAACACGGGATACGATGATGGATAAGACTACACCAATAATCGCAATACTTAGGATAAAGCCTATGCTGTCAAACGAAGCACTTAACGATAAAACTGAAAACGCGACAAACATCATTAGCAGGCCCAGGAGAAAGCCATTGAACATAAATGACCATTCTCTTTTTGTGAATTTGTACAATCCCCATTTGGGAATACTGTCCTCCCCTAAAATAAGGATCCTGTGAGTCGAGATGGCCACCATGATATAGATAATCCAGTTGGCCAAAGCAGTGATAAACAATAGAAGTCCATTATCTATATCCGCATTACCTTTCACATAAACTATATTATTCAGATTAACATAGTCGATGATGATCATGAAGACCAAATAGATTGTAAGCGCGTTAATGAGAGCCATATGCTTTTCAAAAACAGAAGAGAGGGCCATATTTAGCATTCTTTTATACATTTATACTCCGTATTCAATTTTCTTTATTATCTCGTGATTCATCGATTTATCATCTAACGTTTAAACTCACCAATATGAACTCCCAGTGCGGAGCTCATATTGGTGTGCAGAGATTTGTTAGCTGCTCCAAGGCAGCACCACTATGACTAAAAATAATATAGGTATTGTAAAAAATACAGTCAAAGCAAGTGTTGTGAACCGTTTATAGTTCAGCTTCAGTTCTTTGACAACTGGGTCAGACAGATCATCATCGGAGTTGACAAAAGACAGAGTACGAAGGCTGTTGTATCCACCTGAGCCAAAGCCTGAAGCATGTGTGATGTGTTCCCATGTTTGGTGATGATTTTCTTCAAGATAGTTTCTTAGTCTATATTCTTCTATTATGTTTAGAACCATAATAGCAATCCATGTTGGAATCATGTAGCAGTTGAATAACGTGAAAGCAAAATCCGTTTCAGTAAGGTGAGGCAAAGAAAAACGAAGGATAAATAGGCAAGCGATAAGCGTAAACCAGATTTTCCAATATAGCTTGATCTGGAATTTTGGAATAGTGTTACTTGTCATCACTTCCTCTTCAGTTAACTATTAATTAGATTACATTTGAGTGTACTATAGAACTTTTTTGGTTAGAAAATTCTGCAAAGATAGTAACAATATGAAATATTTTAAATCTTTCGATGTGCTGTAGAATAAAAATGTATACATGATTATTATCGATATCCGGGGATGGATTAACATGTTGTGGGTCTATCAGCCGTATTCGATGTTAATCATACATTGGAGTGAAATGGCTCTTCTTTTCGGAGGATATTGGGTAGTTTAGAGTTTCTTCTCCCAAAACTGCGCGCTGCCCGCCTCGGGGTCCAGTTCGTAGGCGGCGAAGCCGAACTTCTTGTAAGCACCCTGTGCGACCACGTTATTGCCAAGAACCTCGAGGGTGATTTTGCAGCACTCTTTGGATGAGGCAATCTCTTCGACTTTTTCCAGCAGTTTCTGGCTGATGCCAAGCCCTCTGTATTTGGGAAGGACGGTGATGTCGTGGATATTGACGAGGGGCTTGCAGGCGAAGGTGGAAAACCCCTCAAAACAGTTGGCTAGTCCCGCCGGCTCTCCGTTGGCGTAGGCGATGACGGAGAAGGCGTAAGGTCGTTTGGAAAGTTCTGTGACCAGGTTGTGTTTTACCACATCATCCAGAGGCTTTCCGCCGCCCATGGGGTCACGCGCATAGGCGTCGAGCATCATGGGGATTTCTGCTTTGTGCTTTTCACTGGAATAATCTGCTTTGACGACTTGTATGTTCATTTTTTACCTTGTGATCGGAGCAATCGATGTTAAATTATGTGCACGCGAATATGTTATGCATATTTTAGTGCAACGAAAGTAAAAAGGAAACTAATGACCTGCAAACTCCACGAGGTAATCGATTTTGTCCGTCAGTACCATCTGCTCGATGATCTGAGCGATGAAGACATCGAAGGCTACTTCCACACCTTTCACCATGCCTGTAAATGGGACAAAGAGATCCATTCGCACGACATTGACTGCGACGAGATCGGGATCATCGTTGACAAGACGAAGGAAGTGCTCGACGAAGCCTACGAGCACGAATATACCATACCGCAGATATATGAGGTTGCCAAGGCCTTCTGCGGCGTATTTGACGCGGCAAAAGCCCCCAAAGCGCCTGTGCCGTTCGTCATCGTCCTTTTGACAAGACTGTAACCTACACTTTCATACGAAACAGGCCCCCTTTCGGGGGCTGCTCCATAGAATTATTTAGCGGAATATATACCAGCTGAGGCGCTAGAGCGCCAGGCGGATGCCGACGGGGCAGTGGTCGGAGCCTTCGATGTCCTGGAGGATGAAGGCGTCTTCGAGTACCTCTGTCAGGTCGTCGGAGATGAAGAAGTAGTCGATCCGCCACCCCACGTTCTTCGTGCGGGCGCTGAAACGGTAGGACCACCAGCTGTACTCCTCCTCAATGTCGCCGTGCACGTAACGGAAACTGTCGATGTAGCCGTGTTCGATGAGCTTGTCGATCCAGGCGCGCTCCTCGGGGAGGAAGCCGGAGGTCTTGGCATTGGACTTGGGGTTTTTCAGGTCGATCTCCCGGTGGGCCGTGTTGACGTCCCCGCAGATGACGATGCTTTTCCCTTCGTCGCGCAGCGTGTCGCAGTAGGTGAGGAATTTTTCGTAAAAGGCCATCTTGTACGCGAGGCGCTCCTCGTCCTTCTGCCCGTTTGGGAAGTAGACGTTGAAGAGGGTGAAGTCGTCGTAGTCATGCTGGATGATACGCCCCTCGTGCTCGCTGTCGATGTCGAGGCAGAACTCGGAGGAGTCGGGAACGAGGTGCGAGAAGGTCGCCGTGCCTGAATAGCCCTTGCGCTCGCCGCTGTTGATGGTCAGCGTCGCGTAGTTGGTGTCAAAAAGGTCGTCGGGAAACTGGGACGCGGTGGCTTTGATCTCCTGGAGACAGAGAATATCCGGACGGCGTTCATCGACCCATTTGAGTGCCTGCTTGTTGGCGACGGCGCGGATACCGTTGACGTTCCATGAAAGTATTTCGATTGTATCGGACATTGAATGTACCTTGTGAGAGCAGGGGAGAGGCGCAGGTAGCGCCCCGTGTAGTCGTTAGACGAAGTTGACCTTGGAGACGTGGTGCTTGAGGCCGAGTTCGGACGGGGTACAGCCCAGGGCCAGGCCGACCATCTGCTGCATGTGCAGGACCGGCATCTTGACGTCGCGGCCGACGGCGTGGCCGGCGTGCTCGTACTGGGTGTCGAGTTTCAGGTGGCACAGCGGGCAGGGTGTGACCATCCAGTCCGCGTTGGCATCCATGGCACCCATCAGTGCTTTACCGGTGAGCAGGGCAGCCGTTTTCGGCGCCTGGAGCTCCGCGTGGAATCCGCAGCACTTGTTCTTCTCTTCGTAGTCGACGTTGACGCCGCCCAGGGTGACAATGAGGTCATCCAGGGAGTTCGGGTTGTACGGGTTCTCCGCTTTGCCGTGCGTTTCGTTCTGCAGCTCAGAAGGGCGGATGTTGTGACAGCCGTAGAAGGGAGCGATGTTGAACTGAGAGAGCGGCGTGACAACCTTCTCTTTGAGCGTCTCGAGACCGAAGTCGTCGATGATCGCGTAGAGGAAGTGGGTGATCTCGGAGGTACCTTTGTACTCCAGGCCGACTTCGGCGAGCTTCTCGTTGACGCGGGCTTTGAGCTCCGGGTCGTTGTCGAGGCGGTGCTTTGTCATCGCCGTGTTGAGCTGGCAGGTATTACAGATGGTGACCATCGTCATCCCGCGGGATTCCGCGTAGCAGATGTTGCGCGCGTTGAGGACAAGCGACAGGAAATCGTCATAGTCCTGCAGGTGGGACGCGCCGCAGCAGGTCGCTTCGGAAAGCTCAACGAGTTCGATACCGAGCTTTTCGGCGACGGCGTACGTCGACATCAGCTGCTCCGGCGTACTCTCCTTGGCGGTACATCCTGTAAAAAGGGCGTATGTGAGTTTCTTTTCCATGACTTATCCTTAGAATTTGACCGTTGACGACGATTTGATCAGGGCCTTGACCTCGTCGAGTTTGTCCGATTTCGGCATGTTCCACGGCATGACGACTTTGCCGACCTTGAACATCTTGAATCCGACCTTGCCGTGTTTCATCAGCATCGGGACCGTACCCTCGGAGTAGCGGACGAGTTCCGCTTCATCCAGCAGACCGTGCTTCTTGATGGAGTGTGCGAAGCCGACGGCGTGGCGCGTCGCGACGTTGTTGATGGCAACGCCGTTCTCGAAGACCTGGTTATGCAGCTTCGTGATCTTTTCGATCGGGTTGACCTCTTTGGGGCAGACCTCCTGGCACTCGAAACATTTGACACAGTCCCAGACACCCTGGTCCGGCGCATTGACGATGTCAAGACGATCGAGGGTCGCTTTGTCGCGCACGTCGGCGTTAAAGCGGTAGGCGGCGGCAAACGCGGCAGGCCCGATGTAGGATTCGTTGTTCTCAAGCGACGGACAGGAGTAGTGGCACAGACCGCACTGGATACAGTAGTCGGCCTCGAGCAACTGCGCTTCCTCTTTCGGTGTTACGAGGTTTTCGCTCTCCGGGTGTTCGTCGATCTCGTCGATGAGATACGGTTTGACCTGCTCGTGCTTCTTCCAGAAGTCCTCTTTGTCGATGATCATGTCCTTGACCGCGCGCTTGATGCTGAGCGGCTCGAGGGTCAGCTCGGTGCCGAAGAGCTCGATCAGATCATTCATGCGCTCTTTACAGGCCAGGACGCCTTTGCCGTTGACTTTGATGGCACAGGCGCCGCAGATCCCGTGGCGGCAGCTGCGGCGGTAGCTGAAGCTGCCGTCGACGTCCCACTTGATGCGGTTGAGGATATCGAGGACGACCTCTTCGGAGGTGACCTCCATCTCGATCGTCTTGTAGTGGGGAAGGTAGTCCGTTTCGGCGTTGAAGCGGAACACGTTGAATGTAATGGTTTGTGTAGTAATAGTCGTCATCATCTTCCCCTTAGTATGTACGCTCTTGCGGTTCGAATTTGCCCGGTGTGACCGCCATGTAGTCGAGGCTGATCTCACCGTTTGCATCCATGTACGCCATAGTGTGCTTCATGAAGGCTTCGTCGTCGCGTGTCGTGAAGTCCTCGCGGTAGTGCGCGCCGCGGCTCTCTTTGCGCGCCAGGGCGCTTTCAACGATGAAGAGGGCATAGTCAAGCATGTGGCCCAACTCGATCGCTTCCTGGAGGTCCGTGTTGAAGATCTTGGACTTGTCGTCGATACGGATGTTTTCAAAGCGTTTGCGCAGCTCTTTGACGATCTCGACCTGCTTGGAGAGGGTCTCCTCGGTACGGAAGACGCCGGCGTTGTCCGTCATGCTCTGCTGCAGTTCGTTGCGCAGGCCCGGGACCGTCTCTTTACCGTTATTGGTGAGGATGCGCTCCATTTCTGCGATCATCGTGTCGGCATCGGACTGTTCCGCCTCACGGAGGTAGAGCGTCTCGATATCATTGACCATGCTCTGACCGACGTGGCGGCCGAAGAGCAGGGCTTCGAGGACGGAGTTGGCTCCCAGGCGGTTGGCGCCGTGGACGCTGACACAGGCACATTCGCCCGCCGCATAGAAACCTTCGACGAGTGCGTCGTTGTTCTTGCGGACATGCCCGTCGATATCGACCGGGATACCGCCCATGGAGTAGTGCGCCGTCGCGGAGATAAGAATGGGCTCTTTGATCATGTCGAGGCCGAGGAAGGTGATCGCCAGGTCGCGCAGCTCGGGCAGGCGCTCCATGATCTTCTCTTTGCCCAGGTGCGTCAGGTCGATGTAGACGGCGTCTTTGCGCGGTCCGACCCCGCGCCCTTCGCGGATCTCGTTGATGATGGCGCGGGCGACGACGTCGCGGGAGGCCAGTTCAAGCTTGTTCGGCGCGTAGCGCTCCATGAAGCGCTCGCCCTCGGAGTTGAGCAGTTTTCCGCCTTCGCCGCGGGCCGCCTCGGAGATGAGGATACCGCTGCCTGAAAGGCCTGACGGGTGGAACTGGACGAACTCCATGTCCTCCAGCGGGAGGCCGTGGCGTGCAACGATGGAGAGGCCGTCACCGGTATTGGCATGGGCGTTGGAGCTGATCTTGAACGCGCGGGCATAACCGCCGGTGGCGAACATGACGGCCTTGGCGTTAAAGATCGCCTTTTCCTGGTTACGAATATTGAAGGCGACGACACCGCTGACCTTGCCGTCTTCGTAAATAATGTCGGCGGCGTACCACTCGTCGATGAAGTCGACGCCGACGCGCAGCGCCTGCTCGTAGATCGTCTGAAGTAGGGTCAGACCCGTACGGTCTTTCGCGAAACAGGCGCGCGGGGAGGATTGGCCTCCGAAGGGGCGCTGGGCGATCTTACCGTCGTCGGTACGGCTGAAGGCCGCTCCCATGCGCTCTGCCCAGCGGATCGTTTCCGGGGCTTTCTGACACATCAGCTCAACCGCGTCCTGGTCGGCGAGGTAGTCCGCACCCTTGACGGTGTCGAATTCGTGCAGCTCGATGCTGTCGACATCGCTGAGCGCAGCGTTGATACCGCCCTGTGCCGCACCGGAGTGGGAGCGCAGCGGGTGGAGTTTGGTAATGACGGCGACGTTCTTGCCGGCTTGTTTCAGCTCTCTGGCAGCCGCAGAACCTGCCAGACCGGAACCGACGATTACCGCATCATAAGTATAAATAGGAATACTCATAACCTTCCTTCGTAAACGTAAATATGCGTCAGATTATAGCGATTGAAAGGGTAGGTTTCGGTTAAACGGTTCTGGCTGGAGAGCGGAAGGGAAAGGTGTTACAAAATGAACCAGAAAGGCCCCATTTGTGGGCCTTTGGGGAGAAAATCTATAATATTTTCGTATTGTTATTCGTATCGGAAACGCAGTTGCCGCCCTTCTCCTGTGCCATTCTCAGGCGCTCTTTGGCGTTTTTGACGGCATCGTCGAGGGTCTGTGAGGCGGTTTTTGAGGCAAAGCCGCCGCTCAGCGTGATGGGGAAGGAGTCGTGTGGCATTTTGAAACGGTTCTCCTCGATCATCTGTCGGATATGGTTACACTCCTCCAGCGCTTTATGCTTGTCGCTGCGTAGCAGCACGGTGATGAACTGGCCGCCGTGGATGCGCCCGATCTGGTCATTTTGCATCTTGTGCAGTTTCATGATGGAGGTGATCTTGATCAGAATCGGGTCGATGACGCTCTGCGGGAAATGGTTGACAAGCTTGGAGTAGTTGTCGATCTCGAAGATGCAGACGAAGGCGTGCATGTCCTTGGAGGCTTTGGGACGGCGGTCAAAGCCGATTTTTACCCCTTCGTAGTTGGGGAGCTGCGTCACCTCGTCTTTCTTGCCGCTGGCGGAAGCGGCGTCACCGCTCTCCTGGCGTATTTTCAGAGCGATGGAGTTGATCTCGGTCGTTTTGAACTTGACCGAGGCGCGGGTGGCCCCTTCCTGGGGCTGGAGCGCATAAATGTCACCCAGGATCGTTTTGGAAGCGTTGCGGGCGGCGGTCATGACGACGAAGCCCCAAAGCAGGACCAGGATCATCATTGCGCCTACGAGCAGGCTGTACTGGTAAAGGATATTGTTCTGCAGTTTGGTCAGCGGGTAGAAGAGCGTGGTATAGTTTTCGATGGCTCTGAGCATGTCGTCGTGTCTGGCGGGGGAATCGATGGCGGCGTTGAAATAGGCGGAGGCCGATGCGTTCAGGACCCTGTCCCGTTCGCGGAGCAGGTTGGTGTATTTGCTGCGGGTTTTCGCCTCCCTGAAGATGAGGCTGTTGGCGATCTCGTAGACGTTCTCGCTGTCGAGGCCGTCGATCAGGATTGGCAGGCGGCTGAGGACGCCGCTGGCGCGAATGCGGTCGAGGGCGGGGTCCGCACGGTCCATTTTTGCGAGGGAGAGGACGAGCTGCTCCTGCTCGGCCATATTGTCGATCCGCTTGTACGTGGCGTAGGAGCTGGCGAGGAGCAATCCGCTCAAAAGGGTGAACAGTATGAGCAGTGTTGCGTTAAACTGCACCGAACTTAGGAGCTTTTTGATCGACGTTTTCATTGATATCCCGTGTGTGGTTTTTTACTAATTTTAATTGGTGTTTTATTAAGTGACACTTATGACGCTCCCTGCGTAAAGGCGCCGCAAGCGAGAGTGGAGTAAAATTCTCCTCTTATTATGGATCTGGAAAAACGTTTTATCGCTTCCGTCTCCGCTGCGTCAAAGCAGATCGGGGATGACGGGGCCGTGATCGGTTCTACTGTCTATTCGAACGATGCTTTCATCGAGGGGACGCATTTCAAACGCGCATGGATGACGCCGCGCCAGATCGCCTATAAGGCATTCGCGGTCAACATCTCCGATGCCGTGGCGATGAATGCCGTGCCGCGATACGCCCTGCTTGCAATCGGTATTCCATCTTCGTTCACTGCGGGCGAGGTGGATGCCCTGGCGGCGGGATTCGTCGAGGCCTCGGCCGCTTTTGGGTGCGAACTCGTTGGCGGGGATACCGTCAAGAGCGACCGGCTGATCATTTCGCTGACCATCGTCTCGGAAACGCGGCGTCCGCTGCGACGCAGCGGGATCAAGAGGGGCGATCTGCTCGCCTTCACGGGCAGCGTCGGCAAGGCGAAGCGGGAGCTGCAGTATCTGCTGGCGGGACGCAGGGCGCACGCGCAGTCGCACTATGTCCGGCCGCCGCTGCGCCGGGAGTTCATCGCCGCCGCCGCACCATATCTGCGGGCGGGGATGGACATCTCGGACGGGATCTACACCGACCTGCAGCGCCTGGCCGACCTGAACCGGACCGGCTTCTCCTTTTTCCGTCCCCTCGGCAAATCAGCGGGGTGCAGCGGGGAGGAGTACGAGATGCTCGTCGCTTTCCCGCCGCGGATGCGCAAGCGCGTCGAGTACCTGGCGCGCAAACACCGAACGCCATTGACCGTTTTCGCCCGGGCCGCACGGACCCGCTACAAAAACCCGTGCAAATCACACCACTTTTAAAGAGTACCATGGACCGTTTTTATTACTTGCAGCATGCACCGATTCCCTTCGTTTTCAAACAGAGCGTACGCGACTTTGTCGTCAACGAAATTCCGCTTTACCCTTTTACGGGCAACGGCGAACACCTTATCTTGCATGTACGCAAAAAGAACCTCTCCACCTGGGACCTCATCTCCCTGCTGGCGAAGTACCTCGGCATCAAAGGCAGGGAGATAGGCTACGCCGGCCTCAAAGACAAAAACGCGATGACGACACAGTACATCTCCTTGCCGAAGAAGTTTGAGAAGAAACTGGAGGGGTTCAGCCACGAGAACGTGAAGATCCTCGAGAAGACCTACCACAAGAACAAGATCCACATGGGGCACCTCAAGGGCAACCGCTTCTTCATCCGCCTCAAGAAGGTGACGCCGACGGCGGCCAAGAAGATCGACGAGGCGCTGAAACAGATCGCCGTCTACGGCATGCCGAACTTTTTCGGCTACCAGCGTTTCGGCATCGGCGGGGAGAACTGGAAGAAGGGAGAGGCCCTGCTGCGCGGGAAGATCAAGGAACGCAACGTCAAGCTCAAACGTCTTTATATTAATGCATATCAAAGCCACCTCTTTAACCTCTGGCTGAGCCGCCGCATCGAGGTGAGCACGCTGATCGGCAATTTTGACGCCAAAGAGATATCGCCGCTGCTCAACATCCCCGAAGATCAGCTCCAAAAGCTGGCGCAGCAGCCGCACCCCTACAAGCTCATCGAGGGGGACGTCATGATGCACTACCCGCACGGCCGCCCTTTCGAATTCGACGGTGACGCGGAGGATATCGAACGCTTCAACGAGCGTGACATCGTTCCGACGGGCCTACTGGTCGGTAAGCGGGCCAAACGCTCCACGGGCCTCTCCCGGGACTTCGAAAAGGCGTATGACGCCGTCCACGAGATCGACGGCCAGCGCCGCTATGCCTGGGTCTTCCCCGAAGAGGTGGAGGGCAAATACCGCGAGGAGGAAGCGTGGTACGAGCTGCACTTTACGCTCCCCAAAGGCTCCTATGCCACGGTCCTGATCGAAGAGATCGCCAAACGCAAAATTGACAACGACGAGGAAGCATGACACGCCATATCACCAACACCATTTCGCAGCAGTTCGGACGGTTCGCGTCCAAGGAGTTTCCCCGCTGGTTTCAAAAGATCGTCAACCAGGGTTATGTCAGCATCATGGGGCTGGACATGGGTGAGTTCTACGCGCCTGCCACCTACCGTTCGCTCAATGCGCTCTTCACCCGTAGCCTCAAGGCATCGCGTCACTTCTCCAACGATGCCGACGACCTTATCTCTCCGTGCGACAGCCTCATCACCGAGTGTGGCGATCTCGATGCGACGCAGGCGCTGCAGATCAAGGGGATGTCCTACTGCGTCCGGGAGCTGTTGGGGTCGGAGATCGATGATGCGAACAAGGACCGCATCGAGCACGGGCAGTTCATGAACTTCTACCTTTCGCCCCGCGACTATCACCGCTACCACGTTCCGACAAACATGAAAGTGCTCAAGGCGGTGCATATCCCCGGCAAGCTCTACCCGGTCAATATGCCTTCGCTCAACAAGCGGGCCGACCTCTTTATCGAGAACGAACGGGTGGTGATGGAGTGCGAGACCCAGCAGGGGAAACTTGTCTACCTCGTCCTTGTGGGTGCGCTCAACGTCGGGAAGATGCAGGTCAGTTTCGAGCCGCGCATCCAGACGAATGCGGACGCCCAGCAGCCGACGGCGTACAGCTTTGAGAATCTCCACCTTAAAAAGGGGGATGATTTTGGCTGTTTCGAGATGGGATCGACCATCGTCATGATCACGGAGAAAACGGCGATGGAACTGTCGGTGCAAGCGGGGCAGAAGGTCCGTTTCGGCGATACGATCGCAACCCTCTGACCCGGCGGCGCCGGGCAAAATCCCCCACTCCTTTCCTAAAATCAATTCCGGTCGTTACGATTGCTATCTGAAGGGCGAAGAAAAGTCGGTGTGCGTATCGTGATGATCACAGGCAAGCGGCGAA contains:
- a CDS encoding GGDEF domain-containing protein; amino-acid sequence: MKTSIKKLLSSVQFNATLLILFTLLSGLLLASSYATYKRIDNMAEQEQLVLSLAKMDRADPALDRIRASGVLSRLPILIDGLDSENVYEIANSLIFREAKTRSKYTNLLRERDRVLNASASAYFNAAIDSPARHDDMLRAIENYTTLFYPLTKLQNNILYQYSLLVGAMMILVLLWGFVVMTAARNASKTILGDIYALQPQEGATRASVKFKTTEINSIALKIRQESGDAASASGKKDEVTQLPNYEGVKIGFDRRPKASKDMHAFVCIFEIDNYSKLVNHFPQSVIDPILIKITSIMKLHKMQNDQIGRIHGGQFITVLLRSDKHKALEECNHIRQMIEENRFKMPHDSFPITLSGGFASKTASQTLDDAVKNAKERLRMAQEKGGNCVSDTNNNTKIL
- a CDS encoding thiamine-phosphate kinase, which codes for MDLEKRFIASVSAASKQIGDDGAVIGSTVYSNDAFIEGTHFKRAWMTPRQIAYKAFAVNISDAVAMNAVPRYALLAIGIPSSFTAGEVDALAAGFVEASAAFGCELVGGDTVKSDRLIISLTIVSETRRPLRRSGIKRGDLLAFTGSVGKAKRELQYLLAGRRAHAQSHYVRPPLRREFIAAAAPYLRAGMDISDGIYTDLQRLADLNRTGFSFFRPLGKSAGCSGEEYEMLVAFPPRMRKRVEYLARKHRTPLTVFARAARTRYKNPCKSHHF
- a CDS encoding CoB--CoM heterodisulfide reductase iron-sulfur subunit B family protein, giving the protein MEKKLTYALFTGCTAKESTPEQLMSTYAVAEKLGIELVELSEATCCGASHLQDYDDFLSLVLNARNICYAESRGMTMVTICNTCQLNTAMTKHRLDNDPELKARVNEKLAEVGLEYKGTSEITHFLYAIIDDFGLETLKEKVVTPLSQFNIAPFYGCHNIRPSELQNETHGKAENPYNPNSLDDLIVTLGGVNVDYEEKNKCCGFHAELQAPKTAALLTGKALMGAMDANADWMVTPCPLCHLKLDTQYEHAGHAVGRDVKMPVLHMQQMVGLALGCTPSELGLKHHVSKVNFV
- a CDS encoding succinate dehydrogenase/fumarate reductase iron-sulfur subunit → MTTITTQTITFNVFRFNAETDYLPHYKTIEMEVTSEEVVLDILNRIKWDVDGSFSYRRSCRHGICGACAIKVNGKGVLACKERMNDLIELFGTELTLEPLSIKRAVKDMIIDKEDFWKKHEQVKPYLIDEIDEHPESENLVTPKEEAQLLEADYCIQCGLCHYSCPSLENNESYIGPAAFAAAYRFNADVRDKATLDRLDIVNAPDQGVWDCVKCFECQEVCPKEVNPIEKITKLHNQVFENGVAINNVATRHAVGFAHSIKKHGLLDEAELVRYSEGTVPMLMKHGKVGFKMFKVGKVVMPWNMPKSDKLDEVKALIKSSSTVKF
- a CDS encoding GNAT family N-acetyltransferase, translated to MNIQVVKADYSSEKHKAEIPMMLDAYARDPMGGGKPLDDVVKHNLVTELSKRPYAFSVIAYANGEPAGLANCFEGFSTFACKPLVNIHDITVLPKYRGLGISQKLLEKVEEIASSKECCKITLEVLGNNVVAQGAYKKFGFAAYELDPEAGSAQFWEKKL
- the sdhA gene encoding succinate dehydrogenase flavoprotein subunit, giving the protein MSIPIYTYDAVIVGSGLAGSAAARELKQAGKNVAVITKLHPLRSHSGAAQGGINAALSDVDSIELHEFDTVKGADYLADQDAVELMCQKAPETIRWAERMGAAFSRTDDGKIAQRPFGGQSSPRACFAKDRTGLTLLQTIYEQALRVGVDFIDEWYAADIIYEDGKVSGVVAFNIRNQEKAIFNAKAVMFATGGYARAFKISSNAHANTGDGLSIVARHGLPLEDMEFVQFHPSGLSGSGILISEAARGEGGKLLNSEGERFMERYAPNKLELASRDVVARAIINEIREGRGVGPRKDAVYIDLTHLGKEKIMERLPELRDLAITFLGLDMIKEPILISATAHYSMGGIPVDIDGHVRKNNDALVEGFYAAGECACVSVHGANRLGANSVLEALLFGRHVGQSMVNDIETLYLREAEQSDADTMIAEMERILTNNGKETVPGLRNELQQSMTDNAGVFRTEETLSKQVEIVKELRKRFENIRIDDKSKIFNTDLQEAIELGHMLDYALFIVESALARKESRGAHYREDFTTRDDEAFMKHTMAYMDANGEISLDYMAVTPGKFEPQERTY
- a CDS encoding exodeoxyribonuclease III; the encoded protein is MSDTIEILSWNVNGIRAVANKQALKWVDERRPDILCLQEIKATASQFPDDLFDTNYATLTINSGERKGYSGTATFSHLVPDSSEFCLDIDSEHEGRIIQHDYDDFTLFNVYFPNGQKDEERLAYKMAFYEKFLTYCDTLRDEGKSIVICGDVNTAHREIDLKNPKSNAKTSGFLPEERAWIDKLIEHGYIDSFRYVHGDIEEEYSWWSYRFSARTKNVGWRIDYFFISDDLTEVLEDAFILQDIEGSDHCPVGIRLAL